A stretch of DNA from Pangasianodon hypophthalmus isolate fPanHyp1 chromosome 2, fPanHyp1.pri, whole genome shotgun sequence:
TtcactcatccattcatccatccatccatccattcaccagacattcactcatccattcatccatccatccatccatcaaacacctgtatctatctatctatctatctatctatctatcagtaagcgctttatcctggtcagggttgcagtgagtCTGGAGCCCATCCTGGCAACAATGGTCATGATGTGGGGATACCCTTGATAAGATGCCAGTCCAATCACCATGCACTCACTCTCACCCAGGTGTAATTTAACAAAGCCGATCCTCCTACTGAcaagtttttgggaggtgaagGGAGACCCACACAGACTCAGAGAGAActtgcgaaactccacacagagactaacccaagctcaggatccaaCCGGGgccctgaagctgtgagacaCCAAAAATCACATCCTTCCAAATCATGCCAAATGTGTTGTaaaattaacaaagaaataatCATACATTTAAGAAAGTAGTAacaaaatcaaatttttttcctattttttttccatcaaggTCCTACGATGGTctcattttatcatattttcataAGCACCTGTATTATATAAGCTAGCTATAGCTAATAAGTAAACCTAATTCAGTGATGCAAGAAACAAGCAATTGTTAACTACATGGAATGCACAAATCTTATGAAAAATCAAAAGGTATTGAAACTCAAATTACTTCTGATGGCTTTGGAATACAGTACATTGATCAGTGTGTgataaaatagcattttttaaaacaatatgtgTTACATTACATTGTTTATCACACATATGAAATGTTGAACTTTCAGTAACTTTCaaaaacttcttcttcttcttcttcctttcattattattattattattattattattattattctgtatgGTTCCAGCTAGCTGACAATAGTTGCTCTTGATTTAAGTTCCTCAGAGTGTGTGGAGGATAAACGTGGACCCTCCAGAAGAAGCTCAGCAGAATGTGTCCTTCAGTGCAGCAGAGCGATGGTGGGAGCAGACTGATCTCACCAAACTCCTGCTCTCCTCCAACAAACTCCAGACAATCTCCGAAGACATCAAACTCTTGCCTGCACTAGTGGTTTTAGATGTGAGTTGAACACTAGACAGTGTGTTTTTAACCTGAGCAAGGCTTATGTGAAGGGAATGGGTACTAAAGAGTTGTGAATCGGCTCTTGTAGATTCATGACAACCAACTCACTACACTGCCAGCGTCTATTGGAGAGCTGGAACAGTTACAGAAACTCATCCTGAGGTACGTTTATTGAGGATGTTTTGTGCAGCTTGTATTTTTAATACCTTTTTAATGAAAGCTATTCTGTTCAGTCATAATAAGTTGACAGAGCTGCCCACGGAGCTTTGGAGCCTGACAAACCTGCGATGTCTCCATCTGCAGCAGAACCTGCTCGAACAGCTGCCTGCAGACTTGGGCCAGTTGTGCCACTTGGAGGATCTTGTGAGTATTAAAAACTTTATACAGTAATTAAAAactaggattaaaaaaatggctCAATAGCAGAGgataatgatttaaaacaaaaggcatatataaagttacatttttggATTATTAAAGCCATTccgaagagagggagagaaaaaatggaagaaaataaaaaaaataacaaaagaaaagcagaaggaaaaaaacaggcacAACACTTAAAAAGTGTACAAGTATTACTTTTAGTGACCAttattttcctcttcctctgattgctgtgtttttgctttATTCAATTGTGCTTAAGTAAAATAATGGACAATTTAAAGATGGATAAATGTCTGGTCTATATTTGATATCGTATCAATTGTACTACACATACTTGCGGCCTAGCTTATAGCATATTTGCACTGTATAGTAGATGCAGtataattattgtttaattattagtATAAATATTAGATATTGGGTACCAGTTGATTCCCAGACCAGAATGTCTGAAACTATAAATcagataaaaatacattatttactgATATTTTGTAATCTTTATTTTAACTTCATTGTTTAACATCAATCTGACAAATTGTCttattgattgttttattaatcAGTTACATAAAGTGTCTGTTTATAATTTCAGCACATATGTACATGGTAAAAATATTGTCAGGAAAAATAAGATTCTTGTTTGGGTGTGTTATCTGTTGATTTATTCTTATGGTCTTATATCATATTCCATGCTTTAATTTTAACTGGCTTTCCAAATTTCCTCTTAAATTAAAGGACATTTCCAACAACAAATTAATGGCTGTACCAGACAGCCTGGCAGACCTCAGCAACCTCGTAAAACTGAATCTGTCCTTCAACAATCTGAAGAGCCTGCCGTCTGCAATCAGCGGAATGAAGAGTAAGCCTCAGATTGTTCCTGGTTTAGCTGATGTTTTTTTGGGAAATCATTTGTTAAGCCTTTTCCTTCTGTAGACTTGAGAATGCTGGACTGCTCTCGAAATCAGCTGGAGAGCGTGCCGCCTGTCCTGGCACAGATGGCGTCTCTCGAGCAGCTGTACTTGAGGCACAACAAACTGCGCTTTCTCCCAGAGCTGCCCTCCTGCAAAACACTCAAGGTATTTCAGCAGCATCTATTAAAGATGTTTTCTATCTAGTGGTTTGAAGAGGTTATTAACCATACACAAagattatttgaataattttaacAAAGTGAAGATAAATTGTCAATGTACCAGTCCTGATACTTCTAAAATGAttaatcatttcatattcagaGACCATTTAAcccaaataaatttgaaatattcATTGCCAATGCCTTTATATAGCATTAATATTTGGATTAATGGGAATCTCAGTTTttgcacctgtttttttttagttctccAAATAACATTTTGTTCCTGTTTTTCTGTAGGAGCTTCACTGCGGGAATAATCAGATTGAGGTATTGGAGGCAGATCATCTAAAACACCTGAGTGCTCTGAGTGTTTTGGAGCTGAGAGATAACAAGGTGAAGAGTCTTCCTGAGGAAATAACTGTACTGCAAGGCCTGGAGCGCCTGGATCTTACTAACAATGACATTAGCAGGTGCCCCCTTTTCTACACATAACATTTACCAGATTATCTTTAACAGATTTAACagattattaactttaaaagcaAATTGACTTTATTCAGAATCTGAATCGGGAATCAATTTGTTGTTGCTCATGTGTTCACTCACATAATGGAACAGGGCAAAGTGCATAATGAATTGTGACTTTAGTAAATAATCAATTGCATATGCACATCTCAGAAAATATGTAACAAATGTAATACAATGCAAATGTACTATGTAATACATATAGGCTGTGTCTGAAACTATGCCCttttcactatatagtgcactactttCGAGGTCtgccattttgtagtgttgcaGTACCCTgtcccacaatgcaccatgATACGTAGTGTACAAATGATATCCCCAGGCAGtgcacccataatgcactgtgttgTTTGGTTGGATTTGCATGTACCTTTACTGAGGAAGActctgagattctcattagtgTAAGGAAAGGATTATTGATGCTGTGAAGCCATTACTTTAgtgacataatttttttttatagtctcGATTAAGTATATTGACCCTAGGTTTGTGTAGAGAGGGAGATAGCTAAAGTTGTCTGCTTATGTGACAGAAACACAATCACAGTGATGAGCTACAAAATCATTCCAATGTGCAAAGACTTCTGTGTAAGAACAGAATCTTAATATGCTTCACCAATCCATTGTAATCCAAGGAAGAAAATGTCCACTACTGCTCtgagagtaaaaaaatatagaaaatccAGTTGGTTATGTTTCTTTTCTGGtctataaaatgattttctCTTCTCATTTGTGTGGAGCAGTGTGCCCTGTGGTCTTGGAACTTTGCCTAATCTGAAGTCTCTGGCTCTGGAGGGCAATCCTCTGAGGACGATCCGCAGAGATATTCTGACTGTGAGCCTGCAGCATATTTCAGCTTTAGCCTTTAGAATCTTCTCCTGGTCTTTACACATTGTCTTAAAGTTAAAGTTCCGGTTGTGTTTTAAGAGAGATACCTAACATGaagtttcactgtttttcagaaAGGCACCAGTGAACTCCTGAAATATCTTAGAAGTCGAATACAAGGTACAAATTACAGTCCACTGCACATGATACACATAAGGAGAATTAGACGCAGTTTGGTTCAGAGCGTTTTGTCATGTTGTGTAATGTACAGAGCAGCCTGATGGAAAAGCCAAAGAGGGGCCGAACACAGCGATGACTCTCCCTAGCCAGGCCAAGATTAATGTGCATGCCATCAAAACACTGAAGACATTAGACTACAGGTGCACCCATCTTACCATCTCATCCTATTTAGCAGATATGTAAATGTTGCTCAGCCTTGAGTATCAGTGTCAAGCTACGTAGTTATGACGTAAGTGGGAATAAAGGTTCATGAAATAATTTTCGaattgattggtcagaaggtgttgattaatgttctatgaCATAGTggcagtagtgccagctgtaattaaaatcacaggtttatattaaagtgcttgTTCTAGTACATTATCACTTCTGTAGGAACAGCTATTTCACAGGGACTTACATGACAGATGCTCCTTATCatcaaacagatttaaaaaatgtgttatttaacaaagagaaatgtataatcattgacgtggtgatgtcactgtaacagtctgtaagttttctgccactggaaattcttcaggacagtgGGCTTTTTGGTTTGCGgtcaagctgcgtttttttttggttttgtcttattaacttaaagagagaagaaagagactggtgaggaaatatatatttatagctgctgtattGTGAATCGTAACGGTTCTTATctcacaaacattaaatgtaactgtaagcAGGAAAAAGTATGACGTGCCGTTCATTAatagcacgtttgcctcacacctccagggttggggggtCGATTCCTGTGTGcgtggagcttgcatgttctccccgtgctttgggggtttcctcacccagtccaaagacatgcattgtaagctgattggcatctttaaattgtctgtagtgtgtgaatgggtgtgtgagtgtgtgccctGTGATAGGTTAGTTTCCTCACCTTTTGCCCCGagtccctgtgtaggataagcagtacagaaaatggatgggtagatggatatatatatatatatatatatgaccattaaaaatatgtaaatatttatactttattcatACCTGCAACTAGTTTTGTAGCCGTGTTTTATGTAATCTATGTGGAAAGCCTGCACAAGTttagaaagttaataaaaaccatttctgcattgttttggtgaaatatatttatggtatttATTAGTAGAGTAGAGGTGCCAGAGGTGTCTTTTGgttgtttgccagaattcaacGCGTCTTCCCAGTTGTTcatgccaataattgtgactgTTGTaacttttttcctcttattgtTCTTAGTGAAAAACAAGAGGCATCTATACCTGATGATGTGTTTGATGCAGTCAATAACAGTCCTGTTGCCAACGTGAACTTCAGCAAAAACCAGCTGACTGCTGTACCACCAAGGTAATGAGGGCCAATGATTGTTAGTTCACAAAATGGTGAACAATATGGATACAACAGCTGTGCatctttgtttaataaatgtttcttcGTTCTGTAGGATTGTGGAGCTGAGAGACACTCTAGCAGATATCAATCTCGGATGTAATAAGATTTCTACGATTCCTCTTGAATTTTCCAAGCTACAGCAGCTTGTACACATAGACCTCAGGTAAATACTGTGATCCTGCTGCTCTGAAAGCACTTGAATCAGGATGTAATGCTGCCACAGCTGGAATTAATGAGAATGAACTGCAATAATGTCACCAATGTAATTGGATTTCTCCCTAGAAATAATCTGTTGACATCACTGCCAGTGGAGCTGGAAGCTCTCACCAAGCTGCGGAGCATCATACTGTCATTTAATAAgtaagtattaaaaatgtttaaatgtttctcTGTTGACATATTCCTGAACTTCTTGCTATAAACACATCTGCTGGGCAACTAGTCCATTTCAAAATAGTTTCGTAGCATgggctgaaaataaaataattaattctggTTCAAATCCTATTCATTTGCTTTATCATTCTTAGATTTAAGTGTTTCCCAGATGTGCTGTACCGCATCTTAACCCTGGAGACAATTTTAATAAGCAACAATCAAGTTGGAGCCATCGATCCTGTGAGGCTTAAGCTGCTCGACAGGTTGTCCACTCTGGATCTGCAGAACAATGACATCATGCAGGTGCCACCAGAATTGGGTAACTGTACCAGCCTGAGGTACGGCAAACATCAGTACAGTTTTCCACAATGCACAGTGTGAAATTCATGAAACTGACAGGTTTCTCATAGTTCTCCGAGTTGAAGACGTAAGAATGGTCTTTTAGTCCTTTGTACGTAGTTAAATGTGCACAGGTTGCTTCTGTTTACTTTGATTTCCAGCTCAGTGCCCCAGCAACATTGCAgtggaaaaggaagaaagacaaatatttattaGCAAATCAAATAATTGCGTATGTACATTGAGGGAAGACTTACTACCTTTTTCTTTGGTTGTTGTTCACAAGACCAATCAGCTGATTGGTTCAGTTCAacaattatgaaatatttctgaatacAGACGACACTGCAGCATTGAAGATGTTAATCTACCATATAGGTTTTTCTTTCAACTGATTaaggtttttcttttaacagattAATAGTAAGGGggtgttttttaatttatgttttccAGTAAGAATATGCTTCAGTAAGAATAAACCTAAATTTTACCGATTTCATTCACTTACAGTTCTTATAATATTATTCTTTCATTACAGTTAAATGATTCTAGGCACTAAGCACACAGACTCTCCTGTAAACTTAGTAAAACATTCTTTTAGACAGAATACCTGaaatcttctgctgttgctTTATTTTTGGTTCTTTGGTGCCACGGTTTTCCAAAAGCTCGGTTACTATTATAGGTCTAcaaaaataatgtcattttgAAGAAAGGTTGAAAAGATTGGGACCTTAGCTGTTCCTGCATTGAATGTTATGTGATGGTGACACCTAGTGTTCGAACCAGGAACCTCCTTTTTCTGTTAACTTTAAAAGTCGGCTAAATTTAAGACTACCTTGCAGACGATCCATAGGCTGTAGATTGCACACTCCTTTGGCTGATGGATATTTTGTGAAGTGAGTGAAGCATTGTTATTGAATTAGGAACATTTTCCTGCAAAAGTGCTGGAATGGAATATGACTGTGGAGCTctacacatttctttcttaataCCAGATGATCTTATATAAGCACTCAGTTTTActgatcaattaaaaaaatcagtcctTATACTTGTATGTTCATAAAGCTCTGTGTAATAttggatttgttttatttccaaTACTTTTCAGGGCTCTGTTGCTTGATGGGAACCCTTTCCGTAACCCTAGAGCTGCGATCGTAGCTAAAGGAACGGACGCGCTTCTCGAGTATCTACGAAGTCGCATTCCTACATGAATTTATCGTCTTACAGGGTTGAGCTACCACCACTGCCACATAATTAAAGCACTATCTAATTCTGCAGACAAGACACAACACTTCTTTGCCATAAAACTGGgtttttctgaatatttttcatgaaatgtTCTTAGAGTAACTGTCAGCTTTTGTTCTCCTAAAGCCTCATGGCCTTAATGGGAAAGTTCCCAGAAATCACATGATATTTGTTTGAAATTCTGCAGTGATCTAGTGCACATGCTCATTCTTCTGCCTCTCTTTATCATCTCTCTTATCATCACCTTATGCTTGCTGACCAAATTTACACTAAACTGCGCTGcacttgcatttattttattcttcgCCTGCATGTCTAAGACTAGCATGAAGACCATGTGACATGATTAAACAGGCTGTGTGTTTGCTACATTACATTTCAACTTCCAGTTCCATTTAAGACcttttaagagttttttttggCCAAGaatatgtataatattaaaatacttttGATGGGAAAGCCAGGTATTCATTGTGCAATTGATTATTGTATCCAGAAAATCAAAATTCTTATTAAATTGATAATTTGCAGTAGTTACCGCAttttcagtgtaaattgttCAATATGAAAGAGTATAAAGCCATTCAAGAACGTTTTAATTTCAGTTGTACTGTCTCAAAAGGAAACAGAATGACAGATAGTAACAATAGTGACTTTTTATTTGTACAATAAAGACTTTCATACATTATTCAAAACACCGCTTAGATACTGAAAAAATCTGTACTCCCAAAGCCGAAAATGGCTCCGTTATTTGCTGCACagctttgaatttttttttttctgttttggtttttattattaaaatttattttaaatatgtacatatagCATCTGCAAAATGCATTCTAGACACAGAATATATATTTCATCAATTACATTGttttaattcagaaaaaaataggaAGGAGTAAACTTGCGTGTGCAAATAAACTGCATGATAAATTGTCACTAAATCTGTTTAACTAAATGGAATAATTGTATTATTCTATATATAATTACTTTTTGCACAAAAAATGAAACAGCATTCAAGTCCAGTAAGTCTTCATACTGCAGAAAGCTTTGAGTACATTCACAATTTATaggaataaattaatttaaatgatttcattCACAGTTATGTACATCAATACTGCAATTAGACTGAATAGTACCATATATTAGCATTTATATTCAATAGGAtttaaaacacatacaaaaatgACCATTTGTATATCCATATACATGTTTGACACAAATTCACAATTACTGTAGAAATAGTTTTAAGTTTGATTCGTTTAAGTGTTCTCTCATCATCTAAATACTCTTTTCTGTACTGCTTTTTgtatctttataaaaaaaaaaaaactcacaatttGAGCAAAGCTAAGTATGtcaatatattataaataattactcaAAACATTTggtaaaaataatcacattatcAAATGCTTTGTCCCAATAGcattttatcagtttttatCCAGACTTCAGGttgtataattatatttcaaataaaattgaaatgtaaaaaaaaagaagtaaaatatgATTGGGGTTTTTCTAATGCTACATTTATGTACAATATTGGACATGGGCAGGGCAGATCTATCTGTAAAGTACAATGATGATGAGCCTTCAatgtttttacataaaaaatacttCTAGTGAAGTAAAGCaactaaatgtttaatttaaaaaacacaaagcccCCTCACCGCTTTCCTAATAAGACAGctttaaaaagtgaaagcatGCTATAAACATTAAAGCTTCTTATGGAAATCTATCACATAATGAtgtgaattaatttatttatatcagtAAGTGATTAACAGGCCTTAAAGCAGAACATCAACTAAGCCTTGGGTGTAAAACCCTTTGTACAACTTAAATGTACACACTAAAAACTGACTTTGACATTTTTGTACCTGGTGGATACTGAGTAcatatggatttaaaaataatatgaatcaTAATTAAACTAGGAAAATGCTCATGTTGACAACATGGCGAAAAATGAAATAGGGGGTTTCACCCTGTATGAACCTAAAGCAAAGGTCTCgctcactattattattattattattattattattattattattattaagaagcTGTTTGCTGACCAGCAGAGGGTGCTGCAAGAAAAGCCAAATAGCAACAATATTGCTTTTGgatttttcatttgatttgtgCAAAACTCTATATATGAGCCACACATAATCCATAAACCAAACCTACAGTGGTAGTAGATGTCtgcttaaatgattaaaatgaagtTAAGGGTCAGCAGGATAAACTATCTTCTGTAATGTTATGTATATTTACACAAGGCATTTACAGAGttgaggcagtgttatgatgaataaaatgtCTTCAAAAGCAGATGTGCTTTCATGCGCTGagattgaaatgaaatgaaaagtcgCTTGGAAAAATAGGTACAAAATAATAGGCGATATAAATAAGCAACGAAAAAACACACCAACCTACAGCCACAGGCTGAGAGATAGAAAGTAATTTCACATTAGTGTaagattttaacacacacacacatatatatatgtatagatatatatacGTGTAAGCCATATGTCACATTATTCGATATGTTCTCTATAGTACATTTGGCACTAGTATTTGCCATTGGTCCAGCAATTGGCAAAATTGTTCCTAGATAAAAACTTGATGTACAAGGTCCTGTGTTCCTTTTGAGCAAGAAGTCagcattataaaattatttacattgtgCTCTCCCTTAAAATGACCAAGTCCACAGCTTTCGGGAAACTCTTCAGAAGAGACACTGCCGTTTGGTGTTCGATGTGTAAAAAACTATGTCCGTTGGCCTGCAATGCAAGAATGAAGCAGAGGATGAATAGAGGGCAGTGAGGGAAGTGAGCTGGGGCGGGAAGAGACGGAGCAGCACAGGAATGCTGGGAACAGGCCTAGCTCAGAGAGGATAAAGAGACACACACTGtcaggaaaagaggaaaaaaagcaaccAGAGAGATGCACACAAGTAGAAGAAGAGGTCATGCTGTAAAGGAGAGAAGGTGGAAAGAAGCTGGTCTTTGGAGAGATCTGTTCCTCAGCTAAATGTGGATCTGTGGAAAGAGAGAGCGCAGAGGGACCTGCGTCCTGCAGGCTAACGATGAAGCCAAGAGATGCTCCTAATGCATTTAGGACGCACATTTATAGTGACACGGATAATCAAAGACAGACCAATAACTGCTGGAGCTCTTCACTCC
This window harbors:
- the lrrc40 gene encoding leucine-rich repeat-containing protein 40; its protein translation is MSRFKRGAVADPRAGFRQDTPQCPVPSGLLKSARKSGQLNLSGRGLSEVPQSVWRINVDPPEEAQQNVSFSAAERWWEQTDLTKLLLSSNKLQTISEDIKLLPALVVLDIHDNQLTTLPASIGELEQLQKLILSHNKLTELPTELWSLTNLRCLHLQQNLLEQLPADLGQLCHLEDLDISNNKLMAVPDSLADLSNLVKLNLSFNNLKSLPSAISGMKNLRMLDCSRNQLESVPPVLAQMASLEQLYLRHNKLRFLPELPSCKTLKELHCGNNQIEVLEADHLKHLSALSVLELRDNKVKSLPEEITVLQGLERLDLTNNDISSVPCGLGTLPNLKSLALEGNPLRTIRRDILTKGTSELLKYLRSRIQEQPDGKAKEGPNTAMTLPSQAKINVHAIKTLKTLDYSEKQEASIPDDVFDAVNNSPVANVNFSKNQLTAVPPRIVELRDTLADINLGCNKISTIPLEFSKLQQLVHIDLRNNLLTSLPVELEALTKLRSIILSFNKFKCFPDVLYRILTLETILISNNQVGAIDPVRLKLLDRLSTLDLQNNDIMQVPPELGNCTSLRALLLDGNPFRNPRAAIVAKGTDALLEYLRSRIPT